From the Brassica napus cultivar Da-Ae chromosome A8, Da-Ae, whole genome shotgun sequence genome, one window contains:
- the LOC106360654 gene encoding oligopeptide transporter 3, translated as MDAEKASNDNNGHVEHERCPVEEVALVVPETDDPTLPVMTFRAWFLGLSSCVLLIFLNTFFTYRTQPLTISAILMQIAVLPIGKFMARTLPTTSHRLMGWEWSLNPGPFNIKEHVIITIFANCGVAYGGGDAYSIGAITVMKAYYKQSLSFICGLFIVLTTQILGYGWAGILRRYLVDPVDMWWPSNLAQVSLFRALHEKEHKSKGLTRMQFFLVALGASFLYYALPGYLFPILTFFSWVCWAWPNSITAQQVGSGYHGLGVGAFTLDWAGISAYHGSPLVAPWSSILNVGVGFIMFIYIIVPVCYWKFDTFDARKFPIFSNQLFTSAGQKYDTTKILTPRFDLDINAYNNYGKLYLSPLFALSIGSGFARFTATLTHVALFNGRDIWRQTWSAVKTVKLDIHGKLMQRYKQVPEWWFYVLLVGSVALSLLMSFVWKESVQLPWWGMLFAFAMAFIVTLPIGVIQATTNQQPGYDIIGQFIIGYILPGKPIANLIFKIYGRISTVHALSFLADLKLGHYMKIPPRCMYTAQLVGTVVAGVVNLGVAWWMLESIQDICDIEGDHPNSPWTCPKYRVTFDASVIWGLIGPKRLFGAGGMYRNLVWLFLIGAVLPVPVWAMSKIFPDKKWIPLINIPVISYGFAGMPPATPTNIASWLVTGTIFNYFVFNYHKRWWQKYNYVLSAALDAGTAFMGVLLFFALQNAGHDLKWWGTEVDHCPLASCPTAPGIIAKGCPVF; from the exons ATGGACGCAGAAAAAGCTAGCAACGATAACAATGGCCACGTCGAGCACGAGCGCTGTCCGGTGGAGGAAGTGGCACTCGTGGTCCCTGAGACCGACGACCCAACTCTACCGGTGATGACATTCAGAGCTTGGTTCTTGGGTCTGTCCTCTTGCGTCCTCCTCATCTTCCTCAACACGTTCTTCACTTACCGCACGCAGCCGCTCACCATCTCCGCGATTCTTATGCAAATCGCCGTCTTGCCCATCGGCAAGTTCATGGCTCGGACTCTCCCCACCACTTCTCACAGGCTTATGGGGTGGGAGTGGAGCCTCAACCCTGGTCCTTTCAACATCAAGGAGCATGTTATTATCACCATCTTTGCTAATTGTGGTGTTGCTTACGGTGGTGGTGATGCTTACTCCATTGGAGCCATCACTGTCATGAAGGCTTATTACAAGCAGAGTCTTAGCTTCATCTGTGGTCTCTTCATTGTCTTAACCACTCAG ATTTTGGGTTATGGATGGGCTGGAATCTTGAGGAGGTATCTTGTTGATCCTGTTGACATGTGGTGGCCATCCAACCTTGCTCAAGTCTCTCTTTTCAG GGCGTTGCACGAGAAGGAGCACAAGTCAAAAGGCTTGACGAGGATGCAGTTCTTTCTTGTGGCGCTTGGTGCTAGCTTCCTCTACTATGCACTTCCAGGCTACCTATTCCCAATCTTGACTTTCTTCTCATGGGTGTGTTGGGCTTGGCCTAATAGCATCACGGCTCAGCAAGTTGGGTCAGGGTACCATGGCCTTGGAGTTGGAGCCTTCACTCTTGACTGGGCTGGTATCTCTGCTTACCACGGCAGCCCCTTGGTGGCTCCTTGGTCCTCTATCCTCAACGTTGGTGTTGGTTTCATCATGTTCATTTACATCATAGTTCCTGTTTGTTACTGGAAGTTCGACACTTTCGATGCTAGAAAGTTCCCCATTTTCTCCAACCAGCTCTTCACTTCCGCTGGCCAGAAGTATGACACAACCAAGATCTTGACACCGCGGTTCGATCTTGACATCAATGCTTATAACAACTACGGGAAGCTTTACCTCAGCCCTCTTTTCGCGCTCTCTATTGGGTCTGGTTTTGCGAGGTTCACTGCAACGCTAACTCATGTAGCATTGTTCAACGGCAG GGACATATGGAGGCAGACTTGGTCTGCAGTGAAGACGGTGAAGCTGGACATACATGGGAAACTGATGCAAAGATACAAACAAGTGCCAGAGTGGTGGTTTTATGTGTTGCTGGTTGGAAGTGTAGCATTGTCTCTCCTCATGTCTTTTGTGTGGAAGGAGTCAGTGCAGCTTCCGTGGTGGGGAATGCTCTTTGCTTTTGCAATGGCTTTTATTGTCACTCTCCCTATTGGTGTCATTCAAGCTACTACAAACCAG CAACCAGGGTATGATATAATAGGGCAGTTTATTATTGGTTACATCCTGCCTGGAAAGCCTATTGCAAACTTGATTTTCAAGATTTATGGAAGAATCAGCACAGTCCATGCTCTCTCCTTCTTGGCAGACCTTAAGCTTGGCCATTACATGAAGATCCCACCGCGGTGCATGTACACGGCTCAGCTTGTTGGCACTGTGGTTGCTGGTGTGGTGAACTTGGGAGTGGCCTGGTGGATGCTTGAGAGCATTCAAGACATATGCGACATTGAAGGAGATCACCCCAATAGCCCCTGGACTTGCCCCAAGTACAGAGTCACCTTTGATGCTTCGGTTATTTGGGGATTGATAGGACCAAAACGGCTGTTTGGAGCAGGAGGCATGTACCGTAACCTTGTCTGGCTCTTCCTCATCGGAGCTGTCTTGCCTGTTCCTGTGTGGGCCATGAGCAAGATCTTCCCTGACAAGAAGTGGATTCCTCTCATCAACATTCCTGTAATCTCCTACGGGTTTGCAGGGATGCCTCCAGCGACACCAACCAACATTGCTAGCTGGCTGGTCACAGGAACCATCTTCAACTACTTTGTGTTCAATTACCACAAGAGATGGTGGCAGAAGTATAACTACGTGCTCTCTGCAGCGCTGGACGCAGGGACTGCATTCATGGGAGTGCTCTTGTTCTTTGCACTGCAGAATGCTGGACATGACCTCAAATGGTGGGGCACTGAAGTAGACCACTGCCCTCTTGCCTCCTGCCCAACGGCTCCTGGAATCATAGCCAAAGGCTGTCCTGTTTTCTAA